One Methanocaldococcus infernus ME DNA segment encodes these proteins:
- a CDS encoding DUF4040 domain-containing protein, with protein MEIINYIVLVLAILTSLASLLQKDLIKCIILSGFAGLCVAYLYYALLAPDVALTAAVLGGAILPALFAFTVRRTQRIDE; from the coding sequence ATGGAAATCATAAATTATATTGTCTTAGTGTTGGCTATTTTAACAAGCTTAGCCTCACTTCTGCAGAAGGATCTTATTAAGTGCATAATCCTCTCTGGCTTTGCTGGCCTCTGTGTAGCTTATCTTTACTATGCCCTCTTAGCTCCAGATGTAGCCCTAACAGCTGCTGTTTTGGGTGGAGCTATCTTGCCAGCTCTCTTTGCCTTCACAGTGAGAAGAACTCAGAGAATAGATGAGTGA
- a CDS encoding protein kinase domain-containing protein: MKLKIIVTLLLVGVLLNINFVSGELGNPKLDVSISIDPYQIPAGGSGTLTVYIREVGGEDWAKDVVVKPYSNDPNIYISPSKSSPVNIEKYGSATFTFKIYVDKNANPGIKTIYVDINYYDTGLLDVGEFFHSETYSTTFEVIPAEGSLYIESNPPGAKIYIDGKYMGITPKTIDVTPGSHELKLVKQGFEEYSTEVYISPGEFKTINAKLVPKFGYLTIHSTEGANVYIDGKYVGHPPIHIKLDSGYHTIKITKKGFKDYTKKIYISSGEIKTIDAKLVPIVSSTSNKNNILLKPSSLESYVNNYGFQAAILLIGLVLIGGSILFIKKKKTKKKKENKDVEKKIDNVIDFPRELLNKYIPLEKLGEGGFGKVFKVKRKGGTLPIALKIPSLNEKAKKSLLKEIEAWKNLNHPNIVKMYDAYIEPIPHIEMEYIDGVKLNGKIIRDLDKYPKPLDPKEALRIVKQIAEGLKHAHSRGVIHRDIKPSNILLTSDIIPKISDWGLAKIGAKSSTTSAKALTLLYSAPEQIDEGEYGKTDERTDIYQLGVLFYELLTGKLPYEGSSPAQVISKIINPSIKPTPPSKINPKLSIFNGIFDKFLAKRKEDRFQSMDEVLEALNSLEELIKEKEKLEETLTKTTELIKKSTDKKEIEKLIKEFVETSTKLALNCAKANDKVGLLEVLETLKAYVKSEENKKELEKAIRDIEYLIKEDIPISKNTIERLEVLLNRIRKEL; this comes from the coding sequence GTGAAGTTAAAGATAATAGTTACTCTCTTATTGGTTGGAGTTCTGTTAAATATAAATTTTGTCAGTGGAGAATTAGGAAATCCTAAATTAGATGTTTCAATATCTATAGATCCTTACCAAATTCCTGCTGGAGGCTCTGGAACATTAACAGTTTATATAAGAGAGGTTGGTGGTGAAGATTGGGCTAAAGATGTAGTAGTTAAACCTTATTCAAATGATCCAAACATTTATATTAGCCCCTCTAAGTCTTCACCAGTAAATATTGAAAAATATGGCTCAGCAACATTTACTTTTAAGATATATGTAGATAAAAACGCAAATCCTGGAATTAAAACTATTTATGTTGATATTAATTATTATGATACTGGTTTATTAGATGTTGGCGAATTTTTCCATTCTGAAACTTACTCAACTACTTTTGAAGTTATTCCTGCTGAAGGATCTTTATATATTGAATCAAATCCACCAGGGGCGAAGATATATATTGATGGTAAATATATGGGAATTACTCCAAAAACAATAGATGTTACACCAGGAAGTCATGAGTTAAAGTTAGTAAAACAGGGATTTGAGGAATATAGTACTGAAGTTTATATTTCTCCAGGAGAGTTTAAAACTATTAACGCTAAATTGGTTCCTAAGTTTGGATATCTAACAATTCACAGTACTGAAGGAGCTAATGTTTATATTGATGGTAAATATGTTGGGCATCCTCCAATTCACATTAAGTTAGATAGCGGATATCATACTATAAAAATTACAAAAAAGGGTTTTAAAGACTACACTAAAAAGATCTATATTTCTTCAGGAGAGATTAAAACTATTGATGCTAAATTAGTTCCTATTGTAAGCTCTACATCTAATAAGAATAATATATTATTAAAACCATCAAGTTTAGAATCTTATGTTAATAATTATGGATTTCAAGCTGCTATATTATTAATAGGTTTAGTTTTAATAGGAGGATCTATACTATTTATAAAGAAGAAAAAGACAAAAAAGAAAAAAGAAAATAAAGATGTAGAAAAAAAGATCGATAATGTTATAGACTTTCCAAGAGAACTTTTAAATAAATATATTCCATTAGAAAAATTAGGGGAGGGAGGATTTGGAAAAGTTTTCAAAGTTAAAAGAAAAGGTGGAACATTACCAATAGCGTTAAAAATCCCTTCTCTTAATGAAAAAGCTAAGAAATCGCTACTAAAAGAAATAGAAGCTTGGAAAAATCTTAACCATCCAAATATCGTTAAAATGTATGACGCTTATATTGAGCCAATTCCTCACATTGAGATGGAATATATTGATGGAGTTAAATTAAATGGAAAAATTATTAGAGATTTGGATAAGTATCCTAAGCCCTTGGATCCAAAAGAAGCTTTAAGGATCGTAAAACAGATCGCTGAAGGATTAAAACATGCTCATTCAAGGGGAGTAATTCATAGGGACATAAAACCATCTAATATTTTACTAACCTCCGACATAATTCCAAAAATTTCTGATTGGGGATTGGCTAAGATAGGAGCGAAATCTTCAACAACATCGGCAAAGGCTTTAACGTTACTATACTCAGCTCCAGAACAAATAGACGAAGGAGAATATGGAAAAACAGACGAGAGAACAGATATTTATCAGTTAGGAGTTTTATTTTACGAGTTATTAACAGGAAAACTGCCTTATGAAGGTTCTTCCCCTGCTCAAGTAATATCAAAAATAATAAATCCAAGTATTAAACCAACCCCTCCGTCAAAGATTAATCCAAAATTATCAATATTTAACGGAATATTTGATAAGTTCTTAGCAAAGAGAAAAGAAGATAGATTCCAATCAATGGACGAAGTTTTAGAAGCTTTGAATTCATTAGAAGAGTTAATTAAAGAAAAAGAAAAACTTGAAGAAACTCTAACAAAAACAACAGAACTAATTAAAAAATCAACTGATAAAAAAGAAATTGAAAAACTTATAAAAGAGTTTGTAGAAACTTCAACAAAGCTCGCTTTAAACTGTGCAAAAGCCAACGATAAGGTTGGGTTATTGGAGGTTTTAGAAACCCTAAAAGCTTACGTTAAATCAGAAGAGAACAAAAAAGAATTAGAAAAAGCTATAAGAGACATAGAATACTTAATTAAAGAAGACATTCCAATAAGTAAGAACACCATTGAAAGACTTGAAGTTTTACTAAATAGAATTAGAAAAGAGCTATAA
- a CDS encoding potassium channel family protein — MDIYKEYNKFIKKFAIVIALSLSLILSYAYLISVIENVDFFTALYFSVITITTTGYGDFTPKTFLGRALTIIYLTFGIGIVMYLFSLITEFIVEGKLKELIRVKRMENLIKSLKDHYIVCGYGKLGRVIVYKLLREGVKVVVIEKDEEKIREALEKYKNFIYIIGDARKDIILKKANIEKAKCLIAALSEDADNVFVTLTAKELNKNILVVAKADEYEAIKKLKAAGADRVVSPYLIGGLRMAELSLRSGLLDFLHTFIKVASDEFDEDVDVKKIKVEEGSELAYKTLSQSQIRKKTGLTVLGVKRGDEIYINPEPTFLIKPGDIIYAFGPRGCFVLLEKKAKGKEGRE, encoded by the coding sequence TTGGATATTTACAAAGAATACAATAAATTTATAAAAAAATTTGCCATTGTGATAGCTCTTTCACTCTCCTTAATTTTGAGTTATGCCTACTTGATAAGTGTAATTGAAAATGTTGATTTCTTCACAGCCCTCTATTTTAGTGTTATAACCATAACTACAACTGGCTATGGAGACTTTACTCCAAAAACTTTTTTAGGGAGAGCTTTAACCATCATCTACCTAACCTTTGGTATTGGAATAGTTATGTATCTCTTTTCCCTCATAACTGAGTTCATAGTTGAGGGAAAGCTTAAAGAGCTTATAAGGGTTAAAAGAATGGAGAACCTAATAAAGAGCTTGAAAGACCATTATATTGTCTGTGGCTATGGGAAATTGGGTAGAGTAATAGTCTATAAACTTTTAAGGGAAGGGGTTAAGGTTGTTGTCATTGAGAAGGATGAAGAGAAGATAAGAGAAGCTCTTGAGAAGTATAAAAATTTCATTTACATAATTGGAGATGCAAGGAAAGACATAATTTTAAAGAAGGCAAATATTGAAAAGGCTAAGTGCTTAATTGCTGCCCTCTCAGAGGATGCTGATAATGTCTTTGTTACTTTAACAGCTAAGGAGCTTAATAAAAATATTTTAGTTGTTGCTAAGGCTGATGAATATGAAGCTATAAAAAAGCTAAAGGCTGCTGGAGCTGATAGAGTTGTTTCTCCCTACCTAATTGGTGGGCTAAGGATGGCTGAGCTTAGCTTAAGATCAGGACTCTTAGATTTTCTACACACCTTTATTAAGGTTGCAAGTGATGAGTTTGATGAGGATGTTGATGTGAAGAAGATTAAAGTGGAAGAAGGTTCAGAGCTTGCATATAAAACATTAAGTCAAAGCCAAATTAGGAAAAAGACAGGATTAACTGTCTTAGGAGTTAAGAGAGGAGATGAAATTTATATAAATCCTGAGCCAACTTTTTTAATAAAGCCAGGAGATATTATCTATGCCTTTGGGCCAAGGGGTTGTTTTGTATTGTTAGAAAAGAAAGCTAAGGGAAAAGAAGGGAGAGAATGA
- a CDS encoding anaerobic ribonucleoside-triphosphate reductase activating protein → MEVSGMEFSTIDFPKKASTVIFLSGCNFRCSYCHNLENILKIKHSITVKEFLKRVDPLLTEAIVISGGEPTLQEEIIELAREAKDLGYLVKLDTNGTRPEIVSKILEYLDYIAIDVKCPFYKYRELTRCKENEEEIKNKILKTINLSLEAGVYVECRTTYIPKFMDSKDIEEIAKNINCNLYVIQQYDPTKAYDKRFREFPMPKREELEKLKEVAERYLTNVKIRCYW, encoded by the coding sequence ATGGAAGTTTCTGGGATGGAGTTTTCAACTATAGATTTTCCAAAAAAGGCTTCTACAGTCATCTTTCTCTCAGGATGTAATTTTAGATGTTCATACTGTCATAACTTAGAGAATATTTTAAAAATTAAACATAGTATAACTGTCAAAGAGTTTTTAAAAAGGGTTGATCCTCTTCTCACTGAAGCCATAGTGATCTCAGGGGGAGAGCCAACTTTACAAGAGGAAATTATTGAATTAGCAAGAGAGGCTAAGGACTTAGGATATTTGGTTAAGTTGGACACTAATGGAACAAGGCCAGAGATTGTTAGCAAAATTTTGGAATATTTGGATTATATAGCCATTGATGTTAAATGCCCATTCTATAAATATAGGGAGCTAACAAGATGTAAAGAAAATGAGGAAGAGATTAAAAATAAAATATTAAAAACCATAAATCTCTCTTTAGAGGCTGGGGTTTATGTAGAGTGTAGAACTACCTACATCCCAAAATTTATGGATAGTAAAGATATAGAGGAGATAGCAAAAAATATTAATTGTAACTTATATGTGATACAACAGTATGATCCTACAAAAGCTTATGATAAAAGGTTTAGAGAGTTTCCAATGCCTAAAAGGGAAGAGTTGGAAAAGTTAAAAGAAGTGGCTGAAAGATATTTAACTAATGTTAAGATAAGATGCTACTGGTGA